The genomic segment ATTACGTAGATTCCAAAGGATTGGTTCTGGGCAGTGAAGCCGTAATGTCAAGCTGGCAAAGTGTGCATTGGAAGATCAGTCCCTGCCGAGACAATTCCAAGACAATAAAAGATAGTGTCCCAATCTGATGTCATAAAACCTTACCCTGAGAAGAGCTTGAAGATACtgggcacgcacacacaaaaactGACAGAAACAGCAGGGTTTCATTTCAAACGttaatatatttttctatttcatAGTGAACATATGCATCCAATTTGACACCCTAGTCACCCTAACTTGCAACAACATCAGAGTACTTGAACAGGCTGATGTTTTCTAAGATGCTTCtcaaaataaatattttctttataaaataataaaacTTCAAATAAATATTCTTTCCACtaaacaatgttgaaaatagaaaataaagATTTTCTTATAGGGTCACTGTACAATTTACAAGTAGAGTTGAAGGGATAAGATGTGTAAATGTCCTTCTCTTGCAAGGCAAACATAAAAAAATGATTGATATACATTCCCATGAATGTACAACATTAAACATTGTATTACATAATATATATGGATCTATGATCAAGGTGCCTCTGGTTTGGCAGAATGCTTTTCACAGTTGAAAtattatatatacaaaaataaaacaTCTCTGAGGAGGTCATTTGCTAATTTACATACTTTTGCGATTACTATTCACAAACAAGTTAGTCAGGAGAGTCTGTCCATAGCATATCAGTTGTATTAGATGTCAAAAGGGCTAACATTCTGGACTTCGATTAAAACAGTACAAAATCAGGACACTTGGTGATCAAGCAGCCTGTATTAACAACCATAGCTGAAAACAAATGGCACAAACCACGACAAACAGCTCAGCTTAGACAATCCCCCAATCAACTTCTGACTACTGGGCCAAAACGTGATGAGGTGATCGTTTCAGTCGCCCAAAGTTGTCAACCCCCATCGATTCTCCACAACACCCAAGGTACTTTCCCTTTACGTTGGCTTACAGTCGACGCTCTTACAGTGGACTACGTTAGTGTTCTTACACCGGCACCCCGGTCGCTTGACGCGGTCATAGCAGCTCTGGCACGCGGCGAGACACCCTTTAGCTGGGAGGTAGCACAGGAGACAGGGTAGGAACAGGGAAAGGAGGCCCATGGCCGACCAGCGCACGCAGCAGTGTGACTGGCTGCAGGAGAAGGGCTTGTCGGCGCATGTATCCTCGTCGTCACTGGAGCAGTGATAGAACAGGCCCTTGACGCAGCACACGCAAGTCCCATAGTCCACCGCGTTCTGCGCCGAGCACACGCACCGCCGGCCGCACATCCAGCAGGAGGGCAGGGCACGCGGGCACATGCACTCCTGGCACTTGCACCGGCCACAGTCCTCACAGCGGTAGGCGTGTTTACCCAGCAGCCCCTCCCTAGCGGCGGGGGCACCGCCACCGGGCACCGTGACCACCACCGCCCCTCCGGCCGTGCTCGCCAGGGGCTTCAATTCCTCCTGTTTAAGCTCCACACTTTTGGGCTGGGTCATTATTATCTGTTCGCTAACCTCCGGGCTATTCAGGAGCCTCTGCACGGAAGACGTGCTGCCTGTACTGGTCCTCGGACTGTTTCTGGAGCCCTCTGTGCTAGAAGAAAGAGATAGGGCATCCATAGGGGGGACTGTGGAGTGTGTGGGCTGGGGATGTTGTTCAAGTTGGGGGAGTAAGTTCCTCTGGTTGGGCCTGGGGTCCTGGGGCTCCAGTTGCTCGTTGGTCCCCAGGCCCAGTGGCACCACCAGGTCGTTCTTCTGCTGGGTGGGCAACGAGCCAGGGGGCCTAGGGACCACAATGGGTCCCACCGTTGGTCCCTCTGTGTACTCATTACTGCTCCCGGTGATCCTGATCTGGTCCAGCGAGAGCACAGGGGCCTGCTGGCCGGGGTTTACCCCAGGATCGGGCTGCCCTTCCTGGGCATGGTGAGGCCGGTGTAGCCTCCCGCTGTCACGCAGAACACGCAGCAAGCCGGCCGACCCTCCGCCACCACTGCCATTTTGAGTACTGGTCTCCATCTTGGCTCTGAAGAAGGACCCCTCCGGCTGGCATTGAACACATCTGAAGTCCTGGAGAGAAAGACAGGCAAATATATATGAGACGACAAGGTGACATTTGAGTAGAAACGACCCTATGTAAATCATAACTGATGTTACAACTGTGTGGGCAAATACATACAATATGCAAATCTCAACTCTACACATACACCCCTGAAATTTGCATTGAAGAGATAAGGGTTTAGCAACCAACTGGAGTTGTTTTGCGTGACAAATATATCAACACCTCACATTCGGAATTACTGTTCCAATGTAAAAGTGTAGGCCTATGCCAATTCCAATCACATCCCCTAACCCTAGGCACTTTCTGTTGGTGTTAAAGGGATGTGATAGGTAACAACAACATAATATATACCTAACGGTACCTCTAAGGCAACATTTCACCATTTGTTCCCATTTCATATGATAGGACAACAAAAAGAAAGATTTGACATAATGAAACAGTCAGTGGATTGATCATGTTTCTGTATGTTGGGAAATTGACAGTAGGCATGTTAGGCCCTTCTGATTGGAGGATTTAGGTACATACCAACTATTTCCATTACATGAGATATAGACAGGGAATATAAAGAGCATGCAAGGAAGAGAACATGAGGCACTGCTGAGACAGGCCTAGTCTACAACTTCAACAAAAGTTGAGGCAATTATTAGCCTAATAAATCATGGTGTGCatggcgcgcgtgtgtgtgtagggcAGCGGATGAGCACAACGATCATGACATTTGAGATGGGCATTTGATAGGTAAATGGACAGGCGAGTCAGAAAAGTAAAAACCCTAATTTCCTATTATGAAATAGCCTAACAAACACCAATAGCCCCACCCAAACGTCAATACAAAATATTGACTTTTATCATTCCACCTTTCTTCTATAATGTAAGATAGCCCTCTATTTTTGTTGTTCGGAatataaaacaacaacaaaactatTTTAAACGGCGCTAAATCTGTGTTTATGTGTAGGCTACCGTTCACAGGTCAGTATTTACTTCATTTATCTAGTCAAAATGCATTATCTACTGACAGGCTATCCATTCTTGAATAAGAGGGTGATGTCTAGACCATTATTCAGAAGGGGGAAAACTACAACCCTACTTTTTAGAGCAAGAAGCTGTAGGCCTATGATGAGAAAATGTTGGGGTTGCACGGGGAAGgttggagagaggatggggaaagTCAATGCGGGTCGGCAGTTGGAACTCCCGAGCCCGAGAGCATGCACAATGCTGAATTGTTAAAGCTACTCTTTCTTATGTTACAACTTTTAAACATTGTAACGGCCATAGTTTTTGGCTACATTGTTGTTGAAATAGTACAAACTTGTTTTCACGAACTCACCGTGTTCGCACCACTTCAGCCCCGTTTGTTGTATTAAATTCCAAAATCTGAACGTGTATTCCTACTTAAATTAATCGGTAAACCCATCCACACAATCCAGTGCAACGATAAAGTAGCTACACAACAGTATTTCCAGATTCCAATTTTAAGAGATCAAAAACATAGCCACTGCGAGAGTACCCCGAGGCGAAATACTGCCAACAACGAATCAATCACTAAGGGCTTGCTGGCTCTCCACTTTTTTGTGAATTAGAAAAGTGAAAATGCGCACTTTTGAATCCGTTGAGTTTACACAAATAGCCAACGGCCTTCGAGTTTGTTGCACTCCGACGTAGGCTGGACAGTTCTAAAAAATACTCGCTGTAATTGTTGAATGCTTGGCTGCCTTACACGCCGAGGTGCTTTCAAGTTTTTCTCGTCTTGTTTTTTCCTCTTTCCGGAGAAGAGGTCGGGTTTATGCTGTAAATGGCGTCATTTGGAAGTGAGGGAGGACAAAGCAGTTGCTGTTTCAGAGGATATCTCGTATCCGGTCCCAGCTCATTGGCTGTAGCTACAGGGCTCGCATTCACACCCTGTGCTATCAAACTGTTCTCAACTGCAAAGGGACGGGCCACATTCCCAGTGACAAAACTTCAGGCATTGCAAAACGTTCTAACATAGCCTAGGCTACGTTCATTGAAGGAATATCAGGTCTGCAGCTTGATAGGCAGCATTTGTTCAGATCGTGTCTAGTAGCACTGAATCCAGTTCTAAAAGTATACTTTCTTGCAAAACAATAACCTATCTTTTTCTGTTTCCAATGGTTATTGCAATTGAAACTATCGATAATAGAGAAGGTGTAGGGTAGGCTGTTATCAATCTATTTCAATATGCTTATTACTGTGCTATTGTCAGAGGAGAGGACCATATAGGTTGTAAGAAATGCCCTGGTTTTCACTTGGGCCATTTGCAGAAGTTGGACAGCAATTTCAGATGAAGAACAGTAAGGCAAATGAGGGGGTGATTATGCATGTAGGGTGGAATTCGATGGTGTGAGTAGGCCATTTCTGAATGAGGCAACATGGAGGGGCATCATGCATTTCCAAAGGCGTGCTCTTGAACTCTCAAATGCCTTGTAAATGTTTCAGCTGTACCAAAGCATGGGAGATACAGGAAGCAAATCCACGTCAGAGAGGGAAAAGCATGGGAAGTGGCAGTCAGATCATCTCTGGGAATGGGATAATCATTCCTACTCATGATGCAGTACTTGTATTCCCTACATTCTACTTTGTTATGTTAATGATTTACTGGAATTAAGAAAATGGTACTGTACACAACGTTTGTGTTGATTGCACCTCTATGACTGtgtttagaccttgtttacctcAATTTTTAGGTGTATTAAATTTACAACGGATATTCACTTTAGGCTGCATTTTATATAATTCACCTCAATTTGTGATTATGTGAAAAGTAGTGCCCTCTTGTGGAATTACAGATGAACAGGACACTACTTGTTTCTGCAGGAACACCCTTCAGATGATCATTTTCTTGTTCAACTACATTGAACCTATACAGAGATTAATTCATTGATATGGATCGTCTGCAAATACTACCCTTCCCTCCTTCAATACAGCCCACACACTATCATTCTGTCCTGACTCGTTTCCTTCCCTCCATACTTCATCCAGTATTCAAAGCCAGTCCtcccatccccctttccctagCAGGGCCCATGTAAAGTTGGGATGTTCATACATAGTA from the Salmo salar chromosome ssa17, Ssal_v3.1, whole genome shotgun sequence genome contains:
- the LOC106575275 gene encoding protein sprouty homolog 2, producing the protein METSTQNGSGGGGSAGLLRVLRDSGRLHRPHHAQEGQPDPGVNPGQQAPVLSLDQIRITGSSNEYTEGPTVGPIVVPRPPGSLPTQQKNDLVVPLGLGTNEQLEPQDPRPNQRNLLPQLEQHPQPTHSTVPPMDALSLSSSTEGSRNSPRTSTGSTSSVQRLLNSPEVSEQIIMTQPKSVELKQEELKPLASTAGGAVVVTVPGGGAPAAREGLLGKHAYRCEDCGRCKCQECMCPRALPSCWMCGRRCVCSAQNAVDYGTCVCCVKGLFYHCSSDDEDTCADKPFSCSQSHCCVRWSAMGLLSLFLPCLLCYLPAKGCLAACQSCYDRVKRPGCRCKNTNVVHCKSVDCKPT